One window from the genome of Bicyclus anynana chromosome 25, ilBicAnyn1.1, whole genome shotgun sequence encodes:
- the LOC112044042 gene encoding uncharacterized protein LOC112044042 isoform X2 — protein sequence MKIGFIGGGKLAYALASGFISAGLAKADEITASCHPSDLVSAEAFKKLGATSLFENKPVVERSEVVIVSVKPDVVVPALQDVRELAASKNKLFISVAMGVSTGTIEKVLPTEARVIRVMPNTPALVNEGAAALSRGSRATAEDAKLAAQLFRAVGTCEEVPEYQMDAVTALSGSGPAYVYMLIESLADGGVRCGLPRDLALRLATQTTLGSAAMLRNGGHPAAMKDNVTSPGGSTAEGTYHLEKNGFRSAVIGAVMAATERCKVVNKLYQ from the exons ATGAAGATCGGTTTTATTGGTGGAGGAAAATTGGCGTACGCCTTGGCAAGTGGATTCATATCAGCCG GTTTGGCAAAAGCGGATGAAATCACAGCCAGTTGTCATCCATCCGATTTGGTCTCCGCTGAGGCATTCAAG AAATTAGGAGCAACAAGCCTGTTTGAAAACAAACCTGTGGTAGAAAGATCGGAAGTGGTGATTGTGTCGGTCAAACCTGATGTGGTAGTTCCAGCTCTCCAAGATGTAAGAGAATTGGCTGCATCGAAGAATAAGCTGTTCATATCAGTAGCTATGGGTGTCTCTACTGGAACTATAGAAAAG GTCCTCCCAACAGAAGCACGTGTGATCCGCGTAATGCCGAACACGCCAGCTCTAGTCAACGAAGGCGCTGCTGCGTTGAGCCGAGGGTCACGAGCCACAGCTGAGGACGCCAAGCTGGCTGCACAGCTGTTTCGCGCTGTGGGCACTTGCGAGGAGGTGCCCGAGTACCAAATGGATGCAGTCACCGCCCTCAGTGGGAGTGGACCGGCTTAC GTATACATGCTAATTGAGTCACTAGCCGACGGCGGGGTCCGCTGTGGCCTGCCCCGAGACCTGGCGCTTCGGCTGGCTACACAGACGACCCTGGGCTCGGCCGCCATGTTGCGTAATGGCGGACATCCGGCCGCCATGAAAGACAACGTCACATCCCCTGGAGGATCAACGGCGGAAGGGACATATCACTTAGAGAAAAATG GGTTCCGATCAGCTGTTATTGGTGCAGTTATGGCGGCGACAGAACGGTGTAAAGTAGTCAATAAATTATATCAATAG
- the LOC112044042 gene encoding uncharacterized protein LOC112044042 isoform X1 yields MITLSLKEAMKIGFIGGGKLAYALASGFISAGLAKADEITASCHPSDLVSAEAFKKLGATSLFENKPVVERSEVVIVSVKPDVVVPALQDVRELAASKNKLFISVAMGVSTGTIEKVLPTEARVIRVMPNTPALVNEGAAALSRGSRATAEDAKLAAQLFRAVGTCEEVPEYQMDAVTALSGSGPAYVYMLIESLADGGVRCGLPRDLALRLATQTTLGSAAMLRNGGHPAAMKDNVTSPGGSTAEGTYHLEKNGFRSAVIGAVMAATERCKVVNKLYQ; encoded by the exons ATGATTACTc TATCGTTGAAAGAAGCAATGAAGATCGGTTTTATTGGTGGAGGAAAATTGGCGTACGCCTTGGCAAGTGGATTCATATCAGCCG GTTTGGCAAAAGCGGATGAAATCACAGCCAGTTGTCATCCATCCGATTTGGTCTCCGCTGAGGCATTCAAG AAATTAGGAGCAACAAGCCTGTTTGAAAACAAACCTGTGGTAGAAAGATCGGAAGTGGTGATTGTGTCGGTCAAACCTGATGTGGTAGTTCCAGCTCTCCAAGATGTAAGAGAATTGGCTGCATCGAAGAATAAGCTGTTCATATCAGTAGCTATGGGTGTCTCTACTGGAACTATAGAAAAG GTCCTCCCAACAGAAGCACGTGTGATCCGCGTAATGCCGAACACGCCAGCTCTAGTCAACGAAGGCGCTGCTGCGTTGAGCCGAGGGTCACGAGCCACAGCTGAGGACGCCAAGCTGGCTGCACAGCTGTTTCGCGCTGTGGGCACTTGCGAGGAGGTGCCCGAGTACCAAATGGATGCAGTCACCGCCCTCAGTGGGAGTGGACCGGCTTAC GTATACATGCTAATTGAGTCACTAGCCGACGGCGGGGTCCGCTGTGGCCTGCCCCGAGACCTGGCGCTTCGGCTGGCTACACAGACGACCCTGGGCTCGGCCGCCATGTTGCGTAATGGCGGACATCCGGCCGCCATGAAAGACAACGTCACATCCCCTGGAGGATCAACGGCGGAAGGGACATATCACTTAGAGAAAAATG GGTTCCGATCAGCTGTTATTGGTGCAGTTATGGCGGCGACAGAACGGTGTAAAGTAGTCAATAAATTATATCAATAG